A section of the Tamandua tetradactyla isolate mTamTet1 chromosome 4, mTamTet1.pri, whole genome shotgun sequence genome encodes:
- the SELE gene encoding E-selectin codes for MIAARFLSALFFALLLPAESEGWSYNASTESMTYDEASAYCQQRYTHLVAIQNKEEIEYLNSILSYSPSYYWMGIRKVNGVWVWVGTQKPLTKEAQNWAPGEPNNKQSNEDCVEIYIKREKDTGMWNDERCSKKKLALCYTAACTNTSCSGHGECMETINNYTCQCHPGFSGLRCEQVVTCDVRKDPEHGSLVCTHPLGNFSYNSSCSVSCEKGYIPSSPEVTQCTSSGEWSAPNPVCNVVECDALTNPANGAVECFPSSGSFQWNTTCAFDCEEGFELMGAQSLQCTSSGKWDNEKPTCKAVTCDAISPLQNGSVSCSYSPAGELTFKSSCDFTCAEGFMLQGPAHIECTAQGQWTQQIPVCEAFQCKALSSPEHGYMNCLPPASGSFQSGSRCEFSCEQGFVLKGPQRLHCGPTGEWDSEVPTCEAVKCDAVSQPQSGSMRCTHSSTGSFTYKSSCTFSCEEGYELRGSTQLECTAEGQWTQEVPSCQVVRCSNLAVAGKVNMSCSGEPVFGTVCTFACPEGWMLNGSEVLTCGTTGHWSGMLPTCEAPPESNIPLAVGLSAAGTSFLTLASFLLWLLKRLRKKAKKFVPSSSCQSLESDGTYHSPSALI; via the exons ATGATTGCAGCACGGTTTCTGTCTGCTCTCTTTTTTG CACTTCTCCTGCCTGCAGAGAGTGAAGGCTGGTCTTACAACGCCTCCACAGAGAGCATGACTTACGATGAGGCAAGCGCGTACTGTCAGCAAAGGTACACGCATCTGGTAGCAATTCAAAACAAGGAAGAGATCGAGTACCTGAATTCCATACTGAGCTATTCACCAAGTTACTACTGGATGGGAATCAGAAAGGTCAACGGTGTGTGGGTTTGGGTAGGGACCCAGAAGCCCCTAACCAAAGAAGCTCAGAACTGGGCTCCGGGTGAGCCAAACAACAAACAAAGCAACGAGGACTGCGTGGAGATCTACatcaaaagagaaaaggacaCGGGCATGTGGAATGATGAGAGATGCAGCAAAAAGAAGCTTGCTTTGTGCTATACAG CTGCCTGTACCAACACATCCTGCAGTGGCCATGGGGAATGCATGGAGACCATCAATAACTACACTTGCCAGTGCCACCCAGGCTTCAGTGGACTCAGGTGTGAGCAAG ttgtgaCCTGTGATGTGAGGAAAGACCCTGAGCACGGAAGCCTGGTTTGCACCCACCCTTTGGGAAACTTCAGCTACAATTCTTCCTGCTCTGTCAGCTGTGAGAAGGGCTACATTCCAAGCAGCCCCGAGGTCACTCAGTGCACTTCCTCTGGGGAATGGAGTGCTCCTAATCCAGTCTGCAATG TGGTTGAGTGTGATGCTTTAACAAATCCTGCCAATGGAGCCGTGGAATGTTTCCCAAGCTCTGGAAGCTTCCAATGGAACACAACCTGTGCATTTGACTGTGAGGAAGGATTTGAACTAATGGGAGCCCAGAGCCTTCAATGTACCTCATCTGGAAAGTGGGACAATGAGAAGCCAACATGCAAAG CTGTGACGTGTGATGCCATCAGCCCACTTCAGAATGGCTCTGTGAGCTGCAGCTACTCCCCTGCTGGGGAGCTCACCTTCAAGTCATCTTGTGACTTCACCTGTGCTGAGGGCTTCATGTTGCAGGGACCAGCCCACATTGAATGCACCGCCCAAGGGCAGTGGACACAGCAAATCCCAGTTTGTGAAG CTTTCCAGTGCAAAGCTTTGTCCAGCCCAGAGCATGGCTACATGAATTGTCTTCCTCCTGCTTCTGGAAGTTTCCAAAGTGGGTCCAGGTGTGAGTTCTCCTGTGAGCAGGGATTTGTGCTAAAGGGACCTCAAAGGCTCCACTGTGGCCCCACAGGAGAGTGGGACAGTGAGGTGCCCACATGCGAAG CTGTGAAATGTGATGCtgtcagccagccccagagtggtTCAATGAGGTGTACACATTCCTCCACTGGCAGTTTCACCTACAAGTCCTCCTGCACCTTCAGTTGTGAGGAAGGTTATGAATTACGTGGATCAACTCAACTTGAGTGCACAGCTGAGGGACAGTGGACACAGGAGGTCCCCTCTTGCCAAG TGGTACGATGTTCAAACCTGGCAGTTGCCGGGAAAGTCAACATGAGCTGCAGTGGGGAGCCTGTGTTTGGCACCGTGTGTACATTTGCATGTCCTGAAGGATGGATGCTCAACGGTTCTGAAGTTCTGACCTGTGGCACCACAGGACACTGGTCTGGGATGCTGCCCACCTGTGAAG CGCCCCCTGAGTCCAACATTCCCTTGGCAGTTGGACTTTCTGCTGCTGGAACTTCCTTCCTAACATTAGCATCatttctcctctggcttctgAAACGCCTTCGGAAGAAAG cAAAGAAATTTGTCCCTTCCAG CAGCTGTCAAAGCCTTGAATCAGATGGCACCTACCATAGTCCTTCTGCGTTGATTTAA